In the Bacillus sp. 2205SS5-2 genome, one interval contains:
- a CDS encoding phage head closure protein encodes MDDFLEFITITEEENRRGTMIKTNKYRQVFADKKSIRQSEFYQARASELKPEIMFEVWSLDYKNEEKLKFKNEEYKVIRTYEKDNEKTEIVATRVARNEVV; translated from the coding sequence GTGGATGATTTTTTAGAATTTATCACCATTACTGAAGAAGAGAATCGCAGAGGCACAATGATAAAAACTAACAAATATAGACAAGTTTTCGCAGATAAAAAATCGATAAGGCAATCAGAATTTTACCAAGCTCGAGCTTCCGAACTCAAACCTGAAATCATGTTTGAAGTGTGGAGCCTAGACTACAAAAATGAAGAAAAACTAAAGTTTAAAAATGAGGAATATAAGGTGATTCGTACATACGAAAAAGATAATGAAAAAACAGAAATAGTTGCTACTAGAGTCGCTCGAAATGAGGTGGTTTAA
- a CDS encoding DUF5659 domain-containing protein: MKDFFFCYDKNLSTYLNEQGIKCVTVAKDIKKGRIFSLYIINSNFQSALSQYKKSKLNQGEKANAGKRIT, from the coding sequence TTGAAAGATTTCTTTTTTTGTTATGACAAAAATTTATCTACATATCTAAATGAGCAGGGAATTAAGTGCGTCACTGTGGCAAAAGACATAAAAAAAGGTCGCATTTTTAGTTTGTACATAATCAATAGTAACTTCCAATCGGCACTGAGCCAATATAAAAAATCCAAATTAAATCAAGGGGAGAAAGCGAATGCAGGAAAAAGAATTACTTAA
- a CDS encoding helix-turn-helix domain-containing protein encodes MAKKAITIIASVEAYSNLSTFTTIEELNQTVRSYKKQLADQLTKSTLKVLDHLHRYSAKYLGVSFCSKNNIAQTLNISRKTVIRACQKLEVLGVIKQLETKRRTDMRQTTNAIIIQPIEQIVPQEEVENEGKCPTKKTTKFLKQIPLKTRTDTSERVNPSQDTNVSDWVNKDFSTICGSFYNAKDVEEFWRIVYISNKMYQMQMQDLICVSVDAFKQLVVKIKRGKVENKFGYFTGILRQKMRRTFMRNAFNSFLET; translated from the coding sequence GTGGCAAAAAAGGCAATAACTATCATTGCATCAGTCGAGGCTTATTCGAATCTGTCCACTTTTACTACAATCGAAGAATTAAATCAAACTGTTCGCTCATACAAAAAACAATTGGCGGATCAATTAACAAAGTCAACACTCAAAGTTTTGGATCACCTGCACAGATACTCTGCTAAATACTTGGGCGTTAGCTTCTGTTCCAAAAACAACATCGCTCAGACTTTAAATATCAGCCGTAAAACAGTCATCAGAGCTTGTCAGAAACTAGAAGTGTTAGGTGTGATTAAACAGCTAGAAACAAAGCGGAGAACAGATATGCGACAAACAACAAACGCAATAATAATCCAGCCAATTGAGCAGATTGTCCCACAAGAGGAAGTGGAAAACGAAGGGAAATGTCCCACCAAAAAAACAACTAAATTTTTAAAACAAATACCTTTAAAAACACGTACAGATACATCTGAGCGTGTTAATCCATCCCAAGACACAAACGTATCGGATTGGGTGAACAAAGACTTCTCCACAATCTGTGGCTCATTTTACAACGCTAAGGACGTGGAGGAGTTTTGGCGAATCGTCTATATCAGCAATAAGATGTATCAAATGCAAATGCAGGATCTAATTTGTGTATCTGTGGATGCTTTTAAGCAGCTAGTGGTTAAAATCAAGCGAGGAAAAGTAGAGAATAAATTCGGCTATTTTACGGGAATTCTTCGGCAAAAAATGAGACGAACTTTTATGCGAAATGCTTTTAATAGTTTTTTGGAAACATAA
- a CDS encoding HK97 family phage prohead protease, producing the protein MKKEKMVREYRTKFNITRAEDTPDELIIEGYFALYEQETELWPGSFEILSKGCFDNTLSNDIRALWNHNTQYVLGRNKSGTLQLSSDEKGLYGVIKLPNTQYARDLYELVERKDVDQCSFGFDILDEKLEELANDSFRWRINEVDLHEISVVTFPAYENTSVQVREKQIKEMKSRKVEAQRQKLIKRLEAVKKC; encoded by the coding sequence ATGAAAAAGGAAAAAATGGTCAGGGAATATCGCACAAAATTTAATATAACTCGTGCTGAAGATACTCCTGATGAGTTAATCATTGAGGGGTATTTTGCACTATATGAACAAGAAACCGAGTTGTGGCCAGGGAGCTTTGAAATTTTATCTAAAGGCTGTTTTGACAACACATTGAGTAACGATATACGAGCGCTGTGGAATCATAATACTCAGTATGTGTTGGGCAGAAACAAAAGTGGAACTCTGCAATTGAGCTCCGATGAAAAAGGATTATATGGTGTCATAAAATTACCAAACACACAATATGCAAGAGATTTGTACGAACTAGTGGAACGAAAAGATGTTGACCAATGTTCGTTCGGGTTTGACATCCTGGATGAAAAACTAGAGGAACTTGCTAATGATTCGTTTCGCTGGAGAATCAATGAGGTTGATTTACACGAAATTTCAGTTGTGACTTTTCCAGCTTATGAGAATACAAGTGTGCAAGTCAGAGAAAAGCAAATCAAAGAAATGAAAAGTCGAAAGGTTGAAGCTCAACGACAAAAACTAATTAAACGCTTGGAGGCTGTTAAAAAATGTTGA
- a CDS encoding HNH endonuclease, with product MSNDFYRSIVWRKKREYILKRDGFLCQECKKYGVNRDANIVHHIKELEHHPELRLSNNNLVSVCAKCHNKLHPEKGGRRKF from the coding sequence ATGAGTAACGACTTCTATCGATCTATAGTTTGGAGAAAGAAAAGAGAATACATATTAAAGCGTGATGGATTCTTGTGTCAAGAGTGCAAGAAGTATGGCGTCAATCGTGATGCGAATATAGTGCATCACATAAAAGAGCTGGAACACCATCCTGAGTTAAGGTTGAGCAATAATAATTTAGTTTCGGTCTGTGCGAAATGTCATAACAAATTGCACCCAGAAAAAGGTGGAAGGAGAAAATTTTAA
- a CDS encoding phage major capsid protein → MLKQLRLSRSLELKRQELKSYNEREAEIQKRSEEVKIGLEDAESDEDFKLLDEEIEKLEKENDDLQSSRNSLQSEVEKLEEELEEVNERSIKQKQTQKREKGAAEIMNRLQVRELYKSGEYYERGEVKEFYDKFKNLRAVSGAELTIPDVVVNRIMDIMGDFTTLYPLVDKIQVTGTTRILVDTDTTAATWMEQNATLPASDVGTVTKVDFDGFKVGKVTFVDNYLLQDSIINLDAYVTKKIARAIAKALDLAIVKGTGAANKQPDGVIPQLPPENNVTVDADADLIKNLVKQIGLIDTGEDSVGEIVSVMHRKTFYNRLLEFSIQVNAQGNVVGKLPNLQNPDLLGLRVVFNNNLAEDEVLFGEFSQYTLIERESITIDNSEHVKFVEDQMAFRGKGRFDGKPVKPDAFALVTIQDVA, encoded by the coding sequence ATGTTGAAGCAATTAAGATTATCTAGGTCACTAGAATTAAAACGTCAAGAATTAAAGTCATATAATGAACGAGAAGCAGAAATCCAGAAGCGCAGTGAAGAGGTAAAAATCGGACTCGAAGATGCTGAGAGCGATGAGGATTTTAAATTATTGGACGAGGAAATTGAAAAACTTGAAAAAGAAAATGATGATTTACAATCCTCTCGAAACTCGTTGCAATCTGAAGTTGAAAAGTTAGAAGAAGAGTTAGAAGAAGTGAACGAAAGAAGTATCAAACAAAAACAAACGCAAAAACGTGAAAAGGGAGCTGCTGAAATCATGAATCGATTACAAGTGAGAGAGTTATACAAATCAGGAGAGTATTATGAGCGTGGAGAAGTTAAGGAATTTTATGATAAGTTTAAGAATTTACGAGCAGTATCAGGGGCTGAGTTGACAATTCCTGATGTAGTAGTTAATCGCATTATGGACATCATGGGAGATTTTACCACGCTGTATCCATTAGTTGACAAGATCCAAGTAACAGGCACTACTCGTATTTTAGTTGACACAGATACTACTGCAGCAACGTGGATGGAGCAAAATGCAACTTTGCCTGCTAGCGATGTTGGCACAGTAACAAAAGTTGATTTTGATGGATTTAAAGTTGGTAAAGTTACTTTTGTAGACAATTATTTGTTACAAGATTCCATTATTAATTTGGATGCATACGTAACAAAGAAAATTGCTCGAGCGATTGCGAAAGCATTAGACCTCGCTATTGTGAAAGGTACCGGAGCGGCCAATAAACAACCTGATGGTGTTATTCCTCAATTGCCGCCTGAAAATAATGTCACCGTTGATGCGGATGCAGATTTAATTAAGAATCTTGTTAAACAAATTGGTTTAATTGATACTGGTGAAGACAGTGTGGGAGAAATCGTATCAGTAATGCATCGTAAAACATTTTACAATCGTTTATTAGAATTTTCGATCCAAGTTAACGCTCAAGGGAATGTGGTTGGCAAATTGCCAAATTTACAAAATCCTGATTTATTAGGACTACGTGTTGTTTTTAATAACAACCTAGCAGAAGATGAAGTATTGTTCGGTGAGTTTTCTCAATATACGTTGATTGAGCGTGAGAGTATCACTATTGATAATTCGGAACATGTAAAATTTGTTGAGGATCAAATGGCATTTAGAGGAAAAGGTCGATTTGATGGGAAGCCAGTTAAACCTGATGCATTTGCACTAGTAACTATACAAGACGTGGCTTAA
- a CDS encoding type II toxin-antitoxin system PemK/MazF family toxin, with amino-acid sequence MTESIFIDSNNWYLIERGFFFQAAMSYYSDQEQPLRFLKRDEEGNLIIERENGNFDPVIIDGRPRAVEQDIVITVKPRQVIILSNNILNKSKDYDYVQVAPIMGLKERDLVKNWYQDLINDSHIGFAYIPRGLYGIEVDLTQITTIHKSMLLKKQTKVPEDRMKFIDSHIAELLDM; translated from the coding sequence ATGACTGAATCAATTTTTATTGACTCTAATAATTGGTATTTAATTGAAAGAGGATTCTTTTTTCAAGCAGCAATGAGTTATTATTCAGACCAAGAACAGCCTTTGAGGTTTTTAAAGAGAGATGAAGAAGGAAATCTCATTATTGAAAGAGAAAATGGAAATTTTGATCCTGTTATTATTGATGGAAGACCTAGAGCAGTGGAGCAGGATATTGTGATTACTGTTAAACCAAGGCAAGTGATAATTCTTTCAAACAACATTTTAAATAAATCAAAAGATTATGATTACGTGCAAGTTGCCCCTATTATGGGATTAAAAGAAAGGGATTTAGTTAAAAACTGGTATCAAGATTTGATAAATGATTCTCATATTGGTTTTGCATATATTCCAAGAGGACTGTACGGTATTGAAGTTGATTTAACTCAAATCACCACAATCCATAAAAGCATGTTACTTAAAAAACAGACGAAAGTTCCTGAAGACAGAATGAAATTTATTGATTCCCATATTGCAGAATTACTGGACATGTGA
- a CDS encoding YkyB family protein — protein sequence MTTKCEIPTYVRWGNVPEGLATKTQMKNVYGLRVHNNAEVVAYVRAYAQGRWRDFNLYKIEDGIEIKKRVVDISHIKISPSTIAEALYIINKSAKKSRDTKNHSYDSKKYSVVSRSKTRQLKLYNLKDAVINQLLELNQGEFLGYHRQVLQRENEDVTNYLKLYKLGNFTFHLPAFHSQVEGLKDLGEIGVISSDSISLDIKFHESVKLLETFIENKAI from the coding sequence ATGACAACGAAATGTGAAATACCTACTTATGTAAGGTGGGGAAATGTTCCAGAAGGATTGGCAACTAAAACTCAAATGAAAAATGTCTACGGTTTAAGAGTGCATAACAATGCAGAAGTTGTTGCATACGTCAGAGCTTACGCTCAAGGCAGATGGAGAGATTTTAATTTATATAAAATTGAAGATGGCATAGAAATTAAAAAAAGAGTGGTAGATATTAGCCATATAAAAATCTCCCCATCTACCATTGCTGAAGCTCTCTACATTATCAACAAATCGGCTAAAAAGAGTAGGGACACAAAAAATCATTCTTACGATAGTAAAAAATACAGTGTAGTAAGTCGGTCTAAGACAAGACAATTAAAACTTTACAACCTAAAAGATGCGGTCATTAATCAATTGCTAGAACTAAATCAAGGGGAATTTTTAGGATACCATCGTCAGGTTTTACAAAGAGAAAATGAAGATGTGACTAATTATCTAAAGCTATACAAATTAGGTAATTTTACATTTCATTTACCAGCGTTTCATAGTCAGGTTGAGGGACTCAAAGATCTTGGTGAAATCGGAGTGATCTCTTCAGATTCAATAAGTTTAGATATAAAATTTCATGAATCTGTAAAATTATTGGAAACTTTCATAGAAAATAAGGCAATTTAA
- a CDS encoding phage portal protein translates to MITIFGFNKKKQKRSTNPVGYWLSGGDSKDILLPTGFVPITKNEEVKKCRHKIADLVSSMTIMLMENGDNGDVRLKNELSKKIDINPNKNMIRKNFIYKVVDDMISAGNSVVQPRMSGNLIDNLIIWDINRVNFKGNEEGYTISINNVHYDPDELLHFSLIPDDELPYKGQGYINTIKDTITNLVQANTTKTVFLKSKWKPSLIIKVQGDAEEIQDSEMREKLLNSYIGDTEAGKPWLIPADEIDVQEVRPLTLQDLAIQESIVLDKRSVASAFGVPSFMIGIGDFNKDEYNNFISSVIMPIAKSIEQELTKKLVYSPTWYFKFNPKSLMQYNLSEKTSHVKELVASGMISRNEGRGLFDYSPVDGLNEYVVLENFIPVADVGKQKKLKGDDEGGED, encoded by the coding sequence GTGATTACTATATTTGGATTTAATAAAAAGAAGCAAAAAAGAAGCACAAATCCAGTGGGGTATTGGCTGTCCGGTGGAGATTCTAAAGACATACTGTTGCCTACTGGATTTGTACCTATCACAAAAAATGAGGAAGTAAAGAAATGTCGTCATAAAATTGCTGATCTTGTGTCAAGTATGACAATCATGCTGATGGAAAATGGTGATAACGGAGATGTTCGTTTAAAGAATGAACTTTCCAAAAAGATTGACATTAATCCAAATAAAAACATGATACGGAAAAATTTTATCTATAAGGTTGTAGATGATATGATTTCGGCTGGAAATAGTGTTGTCCAACCAAGGATGAGTGGCAATCTAATTGACAACTTAATTATTTGGGATATTAATAGAGTAAATTTTAAAGGAAATGAAGAGGGATATACAATTTCAATCAATAATGTGCACTATGACCCAGACGAACTCCTTCATTTTTCTTTGATACCAGATGACGAATTGCCTTATAAAGGTCAAGGCTATATCAACACAATTAAAGATACAATCACAAATCTAGTGCAAGCAAACACTACAAAAACAGTATTTTTAAAAAGTAAGTGGAAACCCTCTCTAATCATCAAAGTGCAAGGCGATGCAGAAGAGATACAGGATTCGGAAATGAGAGAAAAGTTGCTTAATAGTTATATTGGAGACACTGAGGCCGGGAAGCCGTGGTTGATCCCTGCAGATGAAATTGACGTACAAGAAGTGAGACCGTTAACACTGCAAGACTTGGCCATACAAGAGAGTATTGTACTTGATAAACGATCAGTTGCGTCTGCTTTCGGTGTTCCTAGTTTTATGATTGGAATTGGAGATTTTAATAAAGATGAGTACAATAATTTTATTAGTTCTGTGATAATGCCAATTGCAAAATCAATCGAACAAGAGTTAACAAAGAAACTTGTTTACTCTCCTACGTGGTATTTTAAGTTTAATCCAAAAAGCTTAATGCAATACAATCTCAGCGAAAAAACATCACATGTCAAAGAGCTGGTGGCGAGTGGTATGATTTCCAGAAATGAAGGAAGGGGCTTGTTCGACTACTCTCCAGTTGATGGACTTAATGAATATGTCGTACTAGAAAACTTTATTCCCGTTGCCGATGTAGGTAAACAAAAGAAACTAAAAGGCGATGATGAAGGGGGTGAGGACTAA
- a CDS encoding terminase large subunit: protein MTSENFQAVLKYANDIVAGKKIACKELIQGCQRFLNHLEDERYELKHKDAEFCITIIEKTFTHIKGTAKGKPYILEDWQKFIVYNVAGLYIKGKSERLYKEAFIFLPRKNSKTFFASALAWAMSLLEKKYYSVLYIIATKLDRALEAFYNILENIEIMGERDNFRVLDNNSEHSISRSFYDQEDNKTGAMKIQALASDAKKADGLNGNIFILDEIHAYKNSNEYFVYKQAMKAYVNKLLIGITTAGSNMSSFCYQRLQYCQKILNKEVEDEQYFIFITKADNPEDYTNPQEHEKANPNYGVTIRPEDIMAESLQAQNDVSARDEFLNKSLNIYTNTMSAYFNIAEVQASDEEYNYTLGDLAKLPITWYGGADLARLYDLCGVSLYGTYNDIDIAITHGFIPITQAKAKAEEDNIPFFWWKEQSWLTMTNSEITDYEEIVKWFKKMKSKGFKIKNVGFDKQYSRDFVRSMQKAKFKMENSDQAYWKKSEAFREIEKKIKKRQFSYLHNKAFEYCISNVKAVEDSNDKVRYEKVHDNFRIDLFDATVFACKQSILARDKGDKLKSWFE, encoded by the coding sequence TTGACAAGTGAAAACTTCCAGGCGGTATTAAAATATGCCAATGATATAGTTGCAGGAAAAAAAATAGCATGTAAAGAATTAATACAAGGCTGTCAAAGGTTTTTAAATCACCTTGAGGATGAAAGGTATGAACTAAAACACAAAGATGCTGAGTTTTGTATAACAATAATTGAAAAAACATTTACACACATTAAAGGTACCGCCAAAGGAAAACCATATATACTCGAGGACTGGCAAAAGTTTATAGTCTACAATGTGGCAGGATTATATATAAAAGGAAAATCTGAAAGGCTCTATAAAGAGGCTTTTATTTTTTTGCCTAGAAAGAACAGTAAAACTTTTTTTGCATCAGCATTAGCTTGGGCAATGTCGTTACTAGAAAAAAAGTATTATTCGGTGCTTTACATAATTGCTACAAAGTTGGACAGGGCGCTTGAAGCCTTTTACAACATCCTAGAAAACATAGAAATCATGGGGGAAAGAGACAACTTTAGAGTTCTTGACAACAATAGCGAACACAGTATTTCTCGCTCTTTTTATGATCAAGAAGACAATAAAACTGGCGCAATGAAGATACAAGCCTTGGCGTCCGATGCAAAGAAAGCAGACGGACTAAACGGAAATATTTTCATTTTGGATGAGATACATGCTTATAAAAACTCTAATGAGTATTTTGTATACAAACAAGCGATGAAGGCATATGTAAATAAATTGCTAATCGGAATCACCACGGCAGGATCTAATATGAGTAGTTTTTGTTATCAGCGATTACAATACTGTCAAAAAATACTAAACAAAGAAGTCGAAGATGAGCAATATTTTATCTTTATCACAAAGGCTGATAATCCTGAAGATTATACAAATCCTCAAGAGCATGAAAAAGCAAATCCTAATTATGGCGTCACGATTAGACCGGAAGATATTATGGCAGAATCACTTCAGGCTCAAAACGATGTATCGGCTAGGGATGAATTTTTAAATAAATCGTTAAACATTTACACTAATACGATGAGCGCATATTTTAATATTGCAGAGGTACAAGCCTCGGATGAAGAGTACAATTACACTCTTGGAGATTTGGCAAAGCTACCTATCACATGGTATGGGGGAGCTGATTTAGCAAGACTATACGATTTATGCGGTGTTTCACTGTATGGAACCTATAATGATATAGACATTGCGATTACTCACGGATTTATTCCTATTACTCAAGCTAAAGCCAAAGCAGAAGAGGACAACATTCCTTTCTTTTGGTGGAAAGAACAATCGTGGCTGACTATGACTAATAGCGAAATCACCGATTACGAAGAAATAGTAAAATGGTTTAAAAAAATGAAGAGCAAGGGATTTAAAATTAAGAATGTTGGATTTGATAAGCAATACTCTCGTGATTTTGTTCGATCAATGCAAAAAGCAAAATTTAAAATGGAGAACTCTGATCAAGCCTACTGGAAAAAGTCTGAAGCATTCCGAGAAATCGAGAAAAAAATAAAAAAGAGGCAATTCTCTTACTTACATAATAAGGCGTTTGAGTATTGTATCAGCAACGTCAAGGCAGTAGAAGATTCCAACGATAAAGTGAGATACGAAAAAGTGCACGATAATTTTAGAATTGATTTATTCGATGCGACTGTTTTTGCTTGTAAACAATCTATTTTAGCAAGAGATAAAGGAGACAAACTTAAAAGTTGGTTTGAATAA
- a CDS encoding HK97-gp10 family putative phage morphogenesis protein produces MGLPSPVKIKKNGVEYVSSVDRVQYTLAELVRGALRDTGKLVTKRFRSDVHRRTGRLAKNTQYWVRRKSGDLQIGFKPGGFYGMYQEFGSSKTQKLGLLKKAVNENIDEIRRIQGKYLSAIDDENRALGLIDESEVISDD; encoded by the coding sequence ATGGGATTACCAAGTCCGGTCAAGATTAAGAAAAATGGTGTTGAGTATGTTTCGAGTGTGGACAGAGTACAATACACTCTTGCAGAACTTGTTAGGGGAGCGTTAAGAGATACGGGCAAGTTAGTTACAAAACGTTTTAGAAGCGATGTGCACAGGAGAACAGGAAGACTTGCAAAAAACACACAATACTGGGTGAGGCGAAAAAGTGGAGATTTGCAAATTGGATTTAAACCTGGAGGGTTTTATGGAATGTACCAAGAGTTTGGTAGTTCTAAAACGCAAAAATTAGGATTACTGAAAAAAGCAGTTAATGAAAACATCGATGAAATTAGGAGAATACAAGGGAAATATTTATCCGCAATTGACGATGAAAATAGAGCATTAGGATTAATTGATGAGTCGGAAGTGATTTCTGATGATTGA
- a CDS encoding P27 family phage terminase small subunit, whose amino-acid sequence MAKMSDEEKAVRKIIRKTEKDMQSLGTYRPQFDSAIRVYSEMRFQYDVLMQQFYADGCKISEEYTNKAGAKNIRKTAMYLSLETLRKDIVNHENLLGLTPAGLKRINDEMAKKKKKMSKLDLALSSLDK is encoded by the coding sequence ATGGCTAAAATGTCAGATGAGGAAAAAGCGGTGAGAAAAATTATTAGAAAAACGGAGAAGGATATGCAATCGCTTGGCACATATCGTCCTCAGTTTGATTCGGCAATTAGAGTCTACTCAGAAATGCGATTCCAGTATGATGTGCTCATGCAGCAATTTTATGCAGATGGTTGTAAAATATCTGAAGAATACACCAATAAAGCTGGTGCAAAAAACATTCGTAAAACAGCAATGTACCTTTCGCTCGAAACGTTGCGTAAAGATATTGTCAATCACGAAAATTTATTAGGTCTAACTCCTGCTGGACTAAAGAGAATTAATGATGAGATGGCAAAGAAGAAAAAGAAAATGAGTAAATTAGATTTGGCGTTGAGCTCACTTGACAAGTGA
- a CDS encoding helix-turn-helix transcriptional regulator, which produces MINGITVKPRLSDILAEEGLTQTKLAEMAQIPQSAISRFDKNASHLDAHLFAISRALNRPIEDLFNVKQTNEANK; this is translated from the coding sequence ATGATTAATGGCATAACCGTAAAACCCCGTTTATCTGACATATTAGCAGAGGAAGGTTTAACCCAGACTAAATTAGCTGAGATGGCCCAGATCCCTCAATCCGCTATATCTCGATTTGATAAAAATGCTTCCCATTTAGATGCTCATCTTTTTGCAATTAGTAGAGCGTTAAATAGGCCAATTGAGGATTTATTTAACGTTAAACAAACCAATGAAGCCAATAAATAA